A genome region from Streptomyces xanthophaeus includes the following:
- a CDS encoding NYN domain-containing protein codes for MVEPASGAEPADAAGDAAEALDHPLPEGVRRRVVALVSDAFGGLTVADLPAQLRQYARFTPTRRAKFAGNAMAAAVETDAVFRSRVAEKLREAQADLAAALEAGAPPAAADPLDVAAAAFILRPAGWVKLVAAAGEEAQRADAERVGEETRRELERLREELAHARELQRAGGEQVRVELDAARKEAESLQRKLRSALSDVKRGDAALRKVNAEIDGIRGDAAARVAAAESETRRLKARLAEVETALETSRRATREGRSIEDMRLRLLLDTVLDAAQGLRRELALPPVSTRPADTVDAVEPGRMTPKDIAARALSETDPALLDQLLALPQAHLVVDGYNVTKTGYPTMPLEKQRLRLLGGLSMLAAQTGAEMTCVFDGAELAAPVLLAPPRGVRVLFSKAGVTADELIRQLVRAEPPGRPVVVVSTDREVADGVAKAGARPVTSALLLKRLSRVS; via the coding sequence ATTGTGGAGCCAGCAAGCGGCGCTGAGCCGGCCGACGCGGCCGGCGACGCCGCCGAGGCGCTCGACCACCCGCTGCCGGAAGGCGTGCGGCGCCGGGTCGTCGCGCTCGTCTCGGACGCCTTCGGCGGACTGACGGTCGCGGACCTCCCGGCGCAGCTGCGCCAGTATGCCCGGTTCACCCCGACCCGGCGCGCCAAGTTCGCGGGCAACGCCATGGCCGCGGCGGTCGAGACCGACGCCGTGTTCCGGAGCAGGGTCGCCGAGAAGCTGCGCGAGGCGCAGGCCGACCTGGCCGCCGCGCTGGAGGCCGGCGCGCCCCCGGCCGCCGCGGATCCGCTGGACGTGGCGGCCGCCGCCTTCATCCTGCGGCCGGCCGGCTGGGTCAAGCTGGTGGCCGCCGCGGGCGAGGAGGCGCAGCGCGCCGACGCCGAGCGGGTCGGCGAGGAGACCCGGCGCGAGCTGGAGCGGCTGCGTGAGGAGCTGGCCCACGCACGGGAGCTCCAGCGCGCGGGCGGGGAGCAGGTACGGGTCGAACTGGACGCGGCCCGCAAGGAAGCGGAATCGCTTCAGCGCAAGCTGCGCAGCGCCCTCAGCGACGTCAAGCGGGGTGACGCGGCCCTGCGCAAGGTGAATGCGGAGATCGACGGGATCCGCGGCGACGCGGCCGCCCGGGTGGCCGCCGCCGAGAGCGAGACCCGGCGGCTCAAGGCCCGTCTCGCGGAGGTGGAGACGGCGCTGGAGACCTCGCGCCGCGCCACCCGTGAGGGGCGCAGCATCGAGGACATGCGGCTGCGGCTGCTGCTGGACACCGTGCTGGACGCGGCCCAGGGGCTCCGCCGGGAGCTGGCCCTGCCGCCCGTGTCGACGCGGCCGGCGGACACCGTGGATGCGGTGGAGCCGGGCCGGATGACGCCGAAGGACATCGCGGCACGCGCCCTCTCGGAGACCGATCCGGCGTTGCTGGACCAGTTGTTGGCGCTGCCTCAGGCCCATCTGGTGGTCGACGGGTACAACGTGACCAAGACGGGCTATCCGACGATGCCGCTGGAGAAGCAGCGGCTGCGGCTGCTGGGCGGGTTGTCGATGCTGGCCGCGCAGACGGGCGCGGAGATGACCTGTGTCTTCGACGGGGCGGAACTGGCGGCCCCGGTGCTGCTCGCGCCGCCGCGCGGGGTGCGGGTGCTGTTCTCGAAGGCCGGTGTGACGGCGGACGAGCTGATCCGCCAGCTGGTGCGTGCGGAACCGCCCGGCCGGCCGGTGGTCGTGGTCTCCACGGACCGGGAGGTCGCCGACGGGGTGGCCAAGGCGGGCGCCCGGCCCGTGACGTCCGCTTTGTTGCTGAAGCGGCTTTCGCGCGTTTCGTAA
- a CDS encoding rhomboid family intramembrane serine protease, protein MLCHMIVRWRALREAARGPVVTHALIAGCAVVFVLGPASGLNPAYGTGEELLSAGTAYFRRWGVVPDELFTGSPRAWLTPLTALFVHGGWLHLLGNMLFLYVFGAMAEERMGRPAFLVFYLCTGYLALAAYAAANAGSPQTLVGASGAISAVLGAFLFLLPRARVTSLFPFLFFLPLRFPAWIVLLFWFALQWVAAQRADSGPGVAYLAHLVGFSLGFFYAWARYRGTTRVRRPATATEGDSQP, encoded by the coding sequence ATGCTCTGTCACATGATCGTAAGGTGGCGGGCCCTTCGCGAGGCCGCCCGGGGACCGGTGGTCACCCATGCGCTGATCGCGGGCTGCGCCGTGGTGTTCGTACTCGGCCCGGCCTCGGGACTCAACCCGGCCTACGGGACCGGGGAAGAACTGCTGTCCGCCGGGACGGCCTACTTCCGGCGCTGGGGCGTGGTCCCGGACGAGCTCTTCACGGGCAGCCCCCGCGCCTGGCTGACCCCGCTGACCGCACTGTTCGTGCACGGCGGCTGGCTGCACCTGCTCGGGAACATGCTCTTCCTGTACGTATTCGGCGCGATGGCGGAGGAACGGATGGGCCGCCCGGCGTTCCTCGTCTTCTACCTCTGCACGGGGTACCTGGCGCTGGCGGCGTACGCGGCGGCCAACGCGGGCTCCCCGCAGACACTGGTCGGGGCCTCCGGAGCCATCTCGGCCGTGCTGGGCGCCTTCCTCTTCCTGCTCCCGCGCGCGAGGGTGACGAGCCTGTTCCCGTTCCTCTTCTTCCTGCCGCTGCGGTTCCCGGCGTGGATCGTGCTGCTGTTCTGGTTCGCCCTCCAGTGGGTGGCCGCGCAGCGGGCCGACAGCGGGCCGGGGGTCGCCTATCTGGCCCATCTGGTGGGCTTCTCGCTCGGGTTCTTCTACGCGTGGGCCCGCTATCGGGGTACGACTAGAGTGAGACGACCAGCGACGGCCACCGAGGGAGACAGCCAGCCGTGA
- a CDS encoding C40 family peptidase yields the protein MASHRRAGLGSLDRNTKYTVLTAAAATAAVAMTGVPANAAPGHPYEPGGGARTGISAQVDRLFEEAEQATERFNEAGEKADRLRIEVNRAQDAVARGQERINTMRGVLGTFAGAQYRGGGIDPAVGLMLAENPDAYLERAAALDRLTGRQARQLDELREEQRELGQERQEASRKLAELDALRSDVARHKRSVTAKLAAARRLLNAMPSGERADYERASRSGGRPEGLPELPSLSPSSGRAETAVMAARAAVGRPYVWGSTGPSGFDCSGLMVWSYRQAGVSLPRTSQAQRHAGRQVPLSQARPGDLVTYRSDASHVGMYVGNGQVVHAPYPGARVRYDPVGMMPVSSVTRP from the coding sequence GTGGCGTCCCATCGCCGGGCCGGGCTCGGCAGCCTCGACCGGAACACGAAGTACACCGTCCTCACCGCCGCCGCGGCCACCGCCGCGGTCGCCATGACGGGCGTACCCGCGAACGCGGCCCCCGGCCACCCGTACGAACCCGGCGGCGGGGCGAGAACCGGCATCAGCGCCCAGGTCGACCGCCTCTTCGAGGAGGCCGAGCAGGCCACCGAGCGCTTCAACGAGGCCGGGGAGAAGGCCGACCGGCTCCGCATCGAGGTCAACCGGGCCCAGGACGCGGTGGCCCGCGGCCAGGAGCGCATCAACACCATGCGGGGCGTCCTTGGCACCTTCGCCGGGGCCCAGTACCGCGGCGGCGGCATCGACCCCGCCGTCGGGCTGATGCTGGCCGAGAACCCCGACGCCTACCTGGAGCGGGCCGCCGCCCTCGACCGGCTGACCGGCCGCCAGGCCCGGCAGCTCGACGAACTCCGCGAGGAGCAGCGTGAACTCGGCCAGGAGCGCCAGGAGGCCTCCCGCAAACTCGCCGAACTCGACGCCCTGCGCTCCGACGTGGCCCGGCACAAGCGCTCCGTCACCGCGAAGCTCGCGGCCGCCCGGCGGCTGCTCAACGCCATGCCCTCCGGGGAGCGGGCCGACTACGAACGCGCCTCGCGCTCCGGCGGCCGCCCCGAGGGGCTGCCCGAGCTGCCCTCCCTGAGCCCCTCCTCCGGACGCGCCGAGACCGCCGTGATGGCGGCCCGGGCCGCGGTGGGACGGCCGTACGTGTGGGGCTCCACCGGCCCCAGCGGCTTCGACTGCTCCGGGCTGATGGTCTGGTCGTACCGGCAGGCCGGCGTCTCGCTGCCGCGTACCTCGCAGGCCCAGCGGCACGCCGGCCGGCAGGTGCCGCTGTCGCAGGCCCGCCCGGGCGACCTGGTGACGTACCGCTCGGACGCCAGCCACGTCGGCATGTACGTCGGCAACGGCCAGGTGGTGCACGCCCCGTACCCCGGGGCCCGGGTCCGCTACGACCCCGTCGGGATGATGCCCGTCTCCTCGGTGACCCGGCCCTGA
- a CDS encoding glycosyltransferase family 4 protein encodes MHKTLIVTNDFPPRPGGIQAFLHNMALRLDPDRIVVYASTWKHSAEGREATAAFDAEQPFQVIRDRTTMLLPTPRVTRRAVGLLREHGCESVWFGAAAPLGLMGPALRRAGARRIVATTHGHEAGWAQLPAARQLLRRIGEGTDTLTYLGEYTRSRIASAVTDRAAARMVQLPPGVDEKTFHPGSGGPEVRARLGLTDRPVVVCVSRLVPRKGQDTLIEAMPRILAAVPDAVLLIVGGGPYEADLRELAVSTGVSDSVVFTGAVPWSELAAHYGAGDVFAMPCRTRRGGLDVEGLGIVYLEASATGLPVIAGDSGGAPDAVLDGETGWVVRGGSPEEAADRIVTLLKDPELRRRMGERGREWVEEKWRWDLLAERLRELL; translated from the coding sequence ATGCACAAGACGCTGATCGTGACCAACGACTTCCCGCCGCGCCCGGGCGGCATCCAGGCCTTCCTGCACAATATGGCACTACGGCTGGATCCCGACCGGATCGTCGTCTACGCCTCCACCTGGAAGCACAGCGCGGAGGGCCGCGAGGCCACCGCGGCCTTCGACGCGGAGCAGCCGTTCCAGGTGATCCGCGACCGTACGACGATGCTGCTGCCGACCCCGCGCGTGACGCGGCGGGCGGTGGGCCTGCTGCGCGAACACGGCTGCGAGTCGGTGTGGTTCGGGGCGGCGGCCCCGCTCGGGCTGATGGGCCCCGCGCTGCGGCGGGCGGGTGCGCGGCGGATCGTGGCGACCACCCACGGGCACGAGGCGGGCTGGGCCCAGCTGCCGGCCGCGCGGCAGCTGCTGCGCCGGATCGGCGAGGGCACCGACACGCTGACCTACCTGGGGGAGTACACGCGCTCGCGGATCGCCTCGGCGGTGACGGACCGGGCGGCTGCGCGGATGGTGCAACTCCCGCCGGGGGTGGACGAGAAGACCTTCCACCCCGGATCGGGCGGGCCGGAGGTCCGGGCCCGGCTCGGGCTGACGGACCGGCCGGTGGTCGTCTGCGTCTCCCGGCTGGTGCCGCGCAAGGGCCAGGACACGCTGATCGAGGCGATGCCGCGGATCCTGGCGGCGGTGCCGGACGCGGTACTGCTGATCGTGGGCGGCGGGCCCTACGAGGCGGACCTGCGGGAGCTGGCCGTCTCCACCGGGGTCTCGGACTCCGTCGTCTTCACCGGAGCCGTCCCGTGGTCGGAACTCGCGGCCCACTACGGCGCCGGTGACGTCTTCGCGATGCCGTGCCGGACCCGCCGGGGCGGGCTGGACGTGGAGGGGCTCGGCATCGTCTACCTGGAGGCCTCGGCCACGGGCCTGCCGGTGATCGCGGGCGACTCGGGCGGCGCGCCGGACGCGGTGCTGGACGGTGAGACGGGCTGGGTCGTGCGGGGCGGATCCCCGGAGGAGGCGGCGGACCGGATCGTCACCCTGCTGAAGGATCCGGAGCTGCGTCGGCGGATGGGCGAGCGGGGCCGCGAATGGGTCGAGGAGAAGTGGCGCTGGGACCTCCTGGCGGAACGCCTGCGCGAGCTGCTCTAG
- a CDS encoding C40 family peptidase → MASHRRPKQPNRARVTVLTSVAAAAVALTAQSASAAPAKPSKDEVKSQVDALYEEAEQATEKFNGAKERQDKLEKEIGQLQDQVARGQGELNDLRSTLGSMASAQYRSGGIDPSLALLLSEDPDSYLDKASSLEHLSAKQVEGVQRIQDKQRTLAQQRQEAAGKLADLDATRKELGEKKKVSTEKLAAAQALLNTLTAQERAAIKDEDTRASRADGQRVDLGNVKASGRAGAALEAAKTKLGFTYQSGGTGPTVYDCSGLTQWAYKQAGVTISRTTFTQVNDGTRIGRSQLQPGDLVFFYDDLHHVGLYAGNNMTLHASNPRSGIKYESMDNMPFQFGVRVG, encoded by the coding sequence GTGGCGTCCCACCGTCGACCCAAGCAGCCGAACCGCGCTCGTGTGACCGTGCTCACCTCGGTCGCGGCCGCAGCCGTCGCCCTCACCGCGCAGAGCGCCTCCGCCGCGCCGGCGAAGCCGAGCAAGGACGAGGTCAAGAGCCAGGTCGACGCGCTCTACGAAGAGGCGGAGCAGGCCACCGAGAAGTTCAACGGGGCCAAGGAGCGCCAGGACAAGCTGGAGAAGGAGATAGGCCAGCTCCAGGACCAGGTCGCGCGCGGCCAGGGTGAACTCAACGACCTTCGCAGCACGCTCGGTTCGATGGCCAGCGCCCAGTACCGCAGTGGCGGCATCGACCCCTCCCTCGCGCTCCTCCTCTCCGAGGACCCCGACAGCTACCTCGACAAGGCCTCCTCCCTGGAGCACCTGAGCGCCAAGCAGGTCGAGGGAGTCCAGCGGATCCAGGACAAGCAGCGCACGCTCGCGCAGCAGCGCCAGGAGGCCGCCGGCAAGCTCGCCGACCTCGACGCCACCCGCAAGGAGCTCGGCGAGAAGAAGAAGGTCTCCACCGAGAAGCTCGCCGCGGCCCAGGCCCTCCTCAACACCCTGACCGCGCAGGAGCGCGCGGCCATCAAGGACGAGGACACGCGCGCCAGCCGCGCCGACGGCCAGCGCGTCGACCTCGGCAACGTCAAGGCTTCCGGCCGCGCCGGAGCCGCCCTCGAAGCCGCCAAGACGAAGCTGGGCTTCACCTACCAGTCCGGCGGCACCGGCCCCACGGTCTACGACTGCTCCGGGCTGACGCAGTGGGCCTACAAGCAGGCCGGTGTCACCATCAGCCGCACCACCTTCACCCAGGTGAACGACGGCACCCGCATCGGCCGCAGCCAGCTCCAGCCCGGTGACCTGGTCTTCTTCTACGACGACCTGCACCACGTCGGCCTCTACGCCGGCAACAACATGACGCTGCACGCCTCGAACCCGCGCAGCGGCATCAAGTACGAATCCATGGACAACATGCCGTTCCAGTTCGGCGTCCGGGTCGGCTGA